The Besnoitia besnoiti strain Bb-Ger1 chromosome Unknown contig00014, whole genome shotgun sequence genome contains a region encoding:
- a CDS encoding uncharacterized protein (encoded by transcript BESB_026570) — translation MEPEVEEAAPPASLFPSVAFSSSSSFPSSLSFPSSSLPSSSYCPACSRFCQSSAGDGERRRLRALTCASRSWDETTTAAFEKRLDDLSVLFFIRLCLVKAFTEGGDDGGSDEEAGEPLLSQEAASHCSKDAPPLRAPPAASSSLSCSSPRLSSSSSASASSVCAPREAGICDPREADVWSGDTPGDSRSSGFGRQNPRGARRLPGSKRRRGDRESPAGPPVASPLRGPPPRRAALLDALRSGLAALFGADDLCAAGSASATEDSEDEHDADHAEEDDSCDAARSPSHCGACRFHRWPPSLSPQPPAASSASAPLPAGGLPPCGHAEGARAKAPSRASRSPSLALSSSFSPSLASPQVCTPALALLHRVLARTAAGASAWRRLADSVSRASRDLSFFFSVLRDAFSLLNACVGAESAPSSAFALSPVVIDLVCVLSDWRTPGAAGRRGLEEDILKVKRERGERLAGRRGARQLQDDADDPRDARRARARRGVRSGQQKGGSEAFDRLTWSRQGFTFADWCVEVLPRLARDVEADFQAVLQLQALLRFLLPAVAAAPSPDSSSSSLPSVFLARPSALSLPRGPPVASSPSSSSLSAPRVSSARRASVAAIREAACAGDVEAAAGVTLGASAPPSSAAFPSSSPPCTRGHSHAAEDSTEGLLPPLAVSTLGWLCGEDDGEDAQRLETRRLIGRAAVLSQKFFLGRLPAALRRGRLKEAARLVRRAFQSCASYGGELMHAMALSEVGVHAGDNSHALELLSFAFGRACLLLSLSLSPFSAARAERAESGEGGAVASAPLVSASRHTENKFLVRLLAALEAPRVPSPESAGGGGGEERGASEVWGVFSGGTPVSAAAALSLFVLGFVSLRISRLLLAFPGELSSLSCDPLDTLFGLYPPPGSLPRLPCLPLFPDALRVAGDAAGETNNEETRRTELLRIPLHDAAFGSFAAAERSLAARTGDVRSPLLRNLSTAACMFSSSRGRATAAPSAQAPGDAHRHARGEAVRGETREEDAARASALSSALAPLSRQLSFLHSGEALPVCKRRKMETRRIEQTVESCARLASAGPGTECLGLWEGATAVAAAPSLSSHGQTPCAAGDLPSSQASPGCRLLAAPSWQALSSFVALSDSSLPALFAEMRATYARRRLEALRKAPSLAYGSLQPFALEAFLRHAQRREARKRERANASGRRERLEEARKAKTAGEGEGACAAQPRHCEEPGSKNRREAEALGEEAEATVALDEVMRERENARRVLLRAARAAARQASATHDGGGERESGKEATSRSCGARQDALSQWDASAPSGFFPRNFSGAVAAYLFLTIGCRCCELLDLSRAMHASASCESPPAFSLCSAAPPRADVLSLLRPSAAQLLARRLHLKCLTVALVAVSQARAQREAASEEAENARVSAEEEDVLAAARPPLCLCTEPELLGDIFALLSDFLEEERGRQGGGSNRRHTHALHLQPEAFWAAARVAGLSRQEGLEILALARECFPLNPEEAQGDAEERGAADDETSDALILTFSLDRLVNACEAAARNRRLPGVLSTRTSSLGSPRGEGGGEGARVARPCSAKKEEDLEGTRGDRGNEPGVPHAGRGQRDLAPGAGASAGVRERDKKIANCEEEPASGCSLAQALRLRAAYRQSAVEGAALDVSSQFAAPVSVFTQILSSARNSICQKDACGTERGEGSRRGCLLAADREMDAFLASSASLLALRGGDSDLRCVSLSRPAREERENSFSFLRAFPALQRLLAFAAEGDGEEDGPERKGCEDVGEEGAGDEGETDRECFAIAANLRLLLLLLHLRLFPLLLPLLGPLEACVARRGRRGAWEGEGELSFVKGMLLAHLASEEKKTLSERGLTAAGLAGGVRSHSGEDAPAGPSHQSHEAGVVCDARYGANQEGDAQEAARLSSASSVVSPDSPAHGTRPLAFPLAEQKAEGARRAHATQQPDSPGPRTRVRKRPSACGSRQIWLASLQGDEKDGERVGSHAGREAFAQEGGGLQPEAVLSSSTRRRKRAKGGSILNEAERGINSSDTAVSFHHSSLLATAGDAAALSAEISEPGMSSSSSLPASRVPLGPRRPPTSRSGEATDEEALGGREAEEETSRGARTPRIAQMHVLIGSSVACNVFRLFLQARLHMEKALASWQRHGFAVGVSGGVQQRVWEKEAYGVLLAACAQERRMMENLLRARAAPRQPLAGEAPESEAQFSAWRPNERTRESQCNLQRHTGGNTVYGEMREAETEGNGRAETRDDLRDSELEERLIRSHLDSARAKFAFYKRKLAEAANAG, via the exons ATGGAGCCCGAAGTcgaagaggctgcgccgcctgcttcaCTCTTCCCTTCCGTGGCCTTttcatcctcttcttcttttccctcttctttgtcttttccgtcttcttctcttccgtCCTCTTCGTATTGTCCCGCGTGCAGCCGCTTCTGCCagagcagcgcaggcgacggcgaaaggaggcggctgcgtgcCTTGACTTGTGCGTCTCGAAGCTGGGATGAGACGACCACTGCCGCGTTCGAGAAGCGCCTAGATGACTTGTCCGTGCTCTTCTTCATCCGGCTTTGTCTCGTGAAGGCCTTCACAGAGGGAGGAGATGACGGAgggagcgacgaagaggcagggGAGCCTCTTCTGTCTCAGGAAGCGGCATCTCACTGCAGCAAAGatgcgccgcctctccgcgcccctccggctgcttcttcttctctctcctgttcATCTCCTCGcttgtcttcctcttcctccgcatcCGCATCTTCTGTCTGTGCGCCTAGGGAAGCAGGGATCTGCGACCCCCGCGAGGCGGATGTGTGGAGCGGAGACACCCCAGGGGActcgcgctccagcggctTCGGAAGACAGAACCCACGAGGGGCGAGACGCCTGCCGGGCAGCaagaggcgccgaggagaccgCGAATCCCCCGCAGGACCTCCCGTTGCTTCCCCTctgcgcgggcctcctccacggcgggcggcgctgctcgacgccctccgcagcggcctcgcggctctgtTCGGCGCAGACGATCTGTGCGCGGCTGGATCTGCGAGCGCGACAGAAGACTCGGAAGACGAACACGACGCCGaccacgcggaggaggatGACTCCTGCGACGCGgcccgctcgccttctcactgcggcgcctgccgcttccATCGGTGGCCTCCTTCGCTatctccgcagccgcccgcggcttcctcggcgtctgcgcctctgccggcgggcggcctcCCCCCGTGCGgtcacgcagaaggcgcgcgcgcgaaagccccctcgcgcgcgtctcgctcgccgtccttggcgctgtcgtcctccttttctccctctcttgcTTCGCCTCAGGTGTGCACGCCGGCGCTTGCGCTGCTGCACCGCGTGCTGGCGCGaacggctgccggcgcgtcggcgtggaggcggctgGCGGATTCagtttcgcgcgcctcgcgggacctctccttcttcttctcggtgcttcgcgacgccttctcgctcctgAACGCTTGCGTCGGCGCCGAGTCTGCTCCGTCGTCGGCTTTCGCCCTCTCCCCTGTCGTCATTGATCTCGTCTGTGTGCTGAGTGACTGGCGGACGCCTGgtgcggcggggcggcgcgggcttGAGGAGGACATACTCAAGgtgaagcgcgagcgcggagagcgcctcgctgggcggcgtggcgcgcgcCAGTTACAGGATGACGCAGACGACCCACGCGACGCCCGCAGGgcacgagcgaggcgaggcgtgcgcagcgGACAGCAGaagggaggcagcgaggcttTCGACAGACTCACCTGGTCGCGGCAGGGCTTCACATTCGCAG ACTGGTGCGTGGAGGTCCTCCCGCGCCTGGCTCGCGACGTTGAGGCGGATTTTCAGGCCGTTCTGCAGCTccaggcgcttctccgcttcctccttcctgctgtcgcagcggcgccctcccccgactcctcctcctcctccctccccaGTGTGTTTTTGGCTCGCCCGTctgcgctgtctctgccACGCGGGCCTCCGgttgcctcctcgccctcctcttcgtccctctccgcgccgcgcgtttcttcggcgcggcgcgcgtcggtTGCTGCGATTCGcgaggctgcatgcgcaggcgacgtcgaggcagcggcgggcgtgACGCTCGGCGCGTCAGCGCCTccctcttcggcggcgtTTCCCTCTTCCTCCCCGCCCTGCACACGAGGGCACTcgcacgccgcggaagacTCCACGGAGGgccttctgccgccgctggctgTCTCCACACTCGGCTGGCTCTgtggcgaggacgacggcgaagacgcgcagcgcctcgagacTAGACGACTCatcgggcgcgccgccgtcctcagCCAGAAGTTCTTTCTCGGCAGactccccgccgccctccgccgcggacgcctcaAAGAGGCCGCCAGACTTGTCCG ACGGGCCTTCCAGTCGTGCGCCTCTTACGGCGGTGAGCTGATGCACGCGATGGCGTTGAGCGAGGTCGGCGTGCACGCGGGCGACAACAGCCACGCACTGGAGCTCCTTTCGTTCGCGTTCGggcgcgcctgtctgctCCTGTCGCTCTcactctctcccttctctgcggcgcgagccgagcGTGCAGAgtcgggcgagggcggcgccgtcgccagcgcgcccttggtctccgcttcgcggcACACGGAGAACAAGTTCCTCGTGCGGCTTCTGGCGGCgttggaggcgccgcgagtgccTTCTCCGGAgtcggcaggcggcggggggggcgaggagcgaggcgcgagcgaggtgTGGGGTGTCTTCAGCGGCGGGACacccgtctccgccgccgccgcgctgagcctcttcgtcctcggcTTCGTCAGTCTGCGCATTtcgcggctcctcctcgccttccctgGCGAactgtcctctctctcgtgcgACCCGCTAGACACGCTCTTCGGCCTCTATCCGCCGCCGGgctccctccctcgcctgcctTGCCTGCCTCTGTTCCCCGACGCGCTGCGGGttgcgggcgacgccgcgggagagacaaataacgaggagacgcgccgcaccgAGCTGCTCCGGATACCTCTCCACGACGCGGCCTTCGGGTCCTTcgctgcagcggagaggagcctggcggcgcggaccGGCGACGTGAGATCTCCACTTCTTCGCAATCTCTCGACAGCCGCCTGCAtgttttcgtcttctcgggggagagcgacagccgcgcccaGCGCTCAGGCCCCTGGCGACGCACACCgtcacgcgcgaggcgaggcggtcagaggagagacgcgcgaggaggacgcggcgcgggcctccgcactttcgtcggcgctggcgccgctctctcggcAGCTGAGCTTCCTTcacagcggcgaggcgctgcccgtgtgcaagaggaggaaaatGGAGACTCGTCGCATAGAGCAGACAGTTGAGTcctgcgcgaggctcgcgtcCGCAGGTCCTGGGACTGAGTGTCTGGGGCTGTGGgagggggcgacggcggtcgccgccgcgccttctctctcgagcCACGGGCAGACCCcatgcgccgcaggcgatcTGCCGTCGTCTCAGGCGTCTCCTGGTTGCCgcctgctcgcggcgccgtcctgGCAGGCCCTGTCGTCCTTCGTCGCTTTGTCGGATTCCTCTCTCCCGGCGCTGTTCGCCGAGATGCGCGCGACGTATGCGAGACGgcggctggaggcgctgcgaaaGGCACCGAGCCTTGCGTATGGCAGTTTGCAGCCTTTCGCCCTCGAGGCCTTCCTGCgacacgcgcagcggcgggaggcgcgaaAACGCGAACGTGCCAACgcgagcggccgccgagAAAGGCTGGAGGAAGCAAGAAAGGCGAAGACCGCaggggagggcgagggagcgtgcgcggcgcagcccagACACTGCGAAGAGCCCGGAAGCAAGAACcgaagagaggcagaagcgctGGGAGAGGAAGCTGAGGCGACCGTCGCGCTAGACGAGGTcatgcgagagagagaaaacgcgaggcgcgttctgctgcgcgcggccagggcagcggcgcgacaggcgagcgcgacacacgacggaggaggcgaacgagaAAGCGGAAAAGAAGCGACCTCGAGATCTTGCGGAGCTCGGCAAGACGCGCTGTCGCAGTGGGACGCCTCAGCTCCCTCTGGGTTTTTTCCACGGAATTTCTCGGGGGCCGTCGCGGCGTATCTCTTCCTCACGAtcggctgtcgctgctgcgagCTCCTGGACCTGTCCCGCGCGATgcacgcctctgcgtcgtgtgAGTCTCCGCCAgctttctctctttgttctgccgcgccgccgcgcgcagatgTTTTGTCTTTGCTCCGACCGAGCGCAGCCCAGCTGCTTGCGCGGCGCTTGCATCTGAAGTGCCTGACCGTCGCACTGGTTGccgtctcgcaggcgcgggcgcagcgcgaagccgcgagcgaggaagcggagaatgcgcgcgtctccgcggaagaagaagacgttctcgctgcggctcggcCGCCGCTGTGCCTCTGCACGGAGCCTGAGCTTCTCGGCGACATCTTCGCCCTTCTCAGCGATTTTCTTGAGGAAGAACGCGGGCGACAAGGAGGGGGCAGCAACCGACGCCACACGCATGCACTTCACCTGCAGCCCGAAGCCTTctgggcggccgcgcgcgtaGCGGGTCTCAGTCGACAGGAAGGCCTGGAGATCCtcgcactcgcgcgcgaATGTTTCCCCCTCAACCCTGAAGAAGCAcaaggagacgccgaagaaaggggggcggcggacgacgaaaCAAGTGATGCCCTCATTCTAACGTTTTCCCTCGACAGACTCGTGAACGCttgcgaggcggccgcgcgcaacAGGCGCCTGCCGGGGGTGCTGTCGACTCGGACCAGCTCGCTGGGatcgccgcgaggagaagggggaggagagggcgcacgcgtggcgcggccttgcagcgcgaagaaagaggaggatCTCGAAGGAACGCGAGGCGATCGGGGGAACGAACCCGGGGTCCCACACGCAGGAAGAGGACAAAGAGACCTCGCACCGGGCGCAGGAGCCTCGGCGGGCGTTCGGGAACGAGATAAAAAAATCGCGAActgcgaagaagagccgGCGTCGGGGTGTAGTCTCGCTCAGGCCCTccgtctgcgggcggcgtATAGACAGTCTGCGGTGGAAGGTGCGGCGCTGGACGTCTCTAGCCAGTTTGCTGCGCCCGTCAGCGTCTTCACGCAGAtcctctcctcggcgcgcaaCTCCATTTGCCAGAAGGACGCCTGCGGGACCGAACGGGGAGAGGGGAGCAgacgcggctgtctccttGCTGCCGATAGAGAGATGGACGCTTttctcgcgtcctccgcttctctgctggcgctgagaggcggcgacagcgacctTCGGtgtgtctcgctctctcgtccggcgcgcgaagagagagaaaactctttctccttcttgcgCGCGTTccccgcgctgcagaggctgctggccttcgccgcagaaggcgacggggaagaagacggacCAGAGAGGAAAGGTTGCGAAGATGTTGGTgaggagggcgcaggcgacgaaggggagacagacagagagtgCTTTGCTATCGCTGCGAATCTCCGGCTActtcttctgctgctgcactTACGactctttcctcttcttcttcctctccttggCCCTCTGGAGGCGTGCGTGGCgaggagggggcggcgcggagcgtgggagggggagggagagcTCAGCTTCGTTAAGGGCATGCTTCTTGCGCACCtcgccagcgaagagaagaaaactctCAGCGAGAGAGGCCTGACAGCAGCAggtctcgcaggcggcgtgcgcagccattccggcgaggacgcgccagCAGGTCCTTCGCATCAGAGCCACGAGGCGGGAGTAGTGTGCGACGCGAGGTATGGTGCAAAccaagagggcgacgcgcaggaggcggcgcgtctttcctccgcttcctctgtgGTGTCTCCTGACTCGCCAGCACACGGGAcgcgccctctcgcctttCCCCTGGCTGAGCAGAAAGCAGAGGGCGCCCGTCGCGCTCATGCCACGCAGCAGCCAGACAGCCCGG gcccgcgcacgcgcgtgcgcaaACGGCCGTCGgcgtgcggcagccgccagaTCTGGCTGGCGTCTTTGCAGGGCGACGAGAAGGACGGAGAGCGTGTGGGCAGCCATGCAGGTAGAGAAGCATTTGCGCAGGAGGGCGGGGGACTGCAGCCTGAGGCTGTGCTGTCTTCCAGCACGCGACGAAGGAAGCGAGCCAAGGGGGGTTCCATTCTCAatgaagcggagagaggaatCAACTCCAGCGACACTGCTGTGTCGTTTCATCACTCCTCATTGCTTGCtaccgcgggcgacgcagcggcgctttCGGCAGAGATTTCAGAGCCGGGGATGTCGAGTTCCTCGTCGCtccccgcctctcgcgtcccGCTCGGTCCACGCAGACCTCCGACGTCACGCtcaggagaggcgacggacgAGGAAGCCCTGGGAGgccgcgaagcggaggaggagaccTCGCGGGGTGCACGTACACCGCGCATCGCTCAGATGCACGTCCTGATTGGCAGTTCGGTGGCGTGCAACGTGTTTCGGCTCTTTCTGCAGGCCCGGCTCCACATGGAGAAGGCGCTGGCCTCGTGGCAGAGGCACGGATTCGCTGTGGGGGTTTCCGGCggcgtgcagcagcgcgtctgGGAGAAGGAGGCCTATGGCGTTTTGCTCGCTGCGTGCGCTCAGGAGCGCCGCATGATGGAAAacctgctgcgcgcgagagctgcgccgcggcagccgctcgccggAGAGGCGCCTGAGAGCGAAGCGCAGTTCTCTGCATGGCGGCCGAACGAGCGCACACGCGAATCACAGTGCAacctgcagagacacacgggTGGAAATACCGTTTACGGCGAGATGAGGGAAGCAGAAACTGAAGGAAAcgggagggcggagacaagAGACGACctgcgcgacagcgagcTCGAAGAGCGCCTGATTCGATCTCACCTGGACTCTGCAAGAGCCAAGTTTGCGTTCTACAAAAGGAAGCTGGCGGAAGCAGCGAATGCGGGCTAG